From Bacillus marinisedimentorum:
TCCTTCTACATCTTAACACAAAGGAAAGCCGCGGCAGGCGGAATTAATTTCTTGAATCTGATGTCCGGCTTCATTATTCCTGATTGGCATTTAAACAGGTGTATTACAATTGCTCCAATCCCATTCTGAAAGCAGCCAGATGCTGCCTGGAGGCCATGCTGAGATTTCCCATGACGGCCTTGATGTCCGTCGGCAGGTCCGGCAGGCCGGCCAGTTTCTCATACATGGAAATGTTCGTGATCTCCCCTCCTATACCGGCCTGGAAAGCTTCATTGAGGGTATCAGGTTCACTGACATATTGTTTCGCATCATCAACAGGAACCTGAATGCCGTATTTGCGGAACAGGCGGATCAATGCTTCGATATGACGCTGTTCAGCAGCTTTTATATTTGTAAACGGCCTCCTTTGCCCAAATTTGCTGATAACAGCATCATAGCGTGCCTGGGCTAAAAACTCATCCTGGATCGCATAAGTCAGCGCCTCCTCAATGCTGATATCCGTATCCTTCAGCGCACCTGCCGCTCCATAATCCGCCGGAATATCCTGTTGCGCATGAACCGGAACCGAAATACCGATGATCGCTCCTACAACAGCAGCCAGCACAACCATTCTAAACTTCATCATCTTCCTTCCTCCTTCTATCCTATTGGTTTTTCCGGTATATTTTGTGTAACAGCATAGGAAACATTCATATAGGTATTTTGACCTATGGTTGCCTGGGAATTGCCAGGCAATTCCCAGGCAACGTTTTTGAAGGAGGAAACAATGATGGAGCTGCCGCATGATTTTCAGGAGACTGTCCGGAATGTACATGGCGAAGAGGGGGAGAGGTGGATTGAGGCGTTCGGCGGACTGATTCGGTATTGTGAGGAAAGATGGGGATGCAAGGTTCTGGAACCTTTCAGCCTTTCTTATAATTTTGTGGCTCCTGTACTGTTCAATGATGAGACAGATGGTGTGATCAAGCTGTGTGTGCCGGGTGAGGGAGTGAACAATGAAGTGGAGGCCCTGTCTTTTTTCAACAGAAAAAGCGGGATGGTTACAATGAAGGATTATGATCTGGAAAAAGGCATCATCCTTCTGGACCGAATCAATCCCGGCACTTCTCTTTCTGCTGTCAATGACGACCAGGAAGCAGCACTGATTGCATCTGATGTACTGCGGAACTTGTGGACAGACCCGCCGCCCTCGACAGATCTTCCAACGACGGAAGACAGAGAAAAAAGTCTTCTTCAGCAGCTCAGAAAGTACCCAGATGGTACGGATGGGTTGTCAAAAGAAACGCTTATTGAAGCAACTGAAATGTTCCGCTGGCTGAATGAAACCAGCCGGAAAAAACGGCTCCTGCACGGCGACTTTCACCATTTTAATGTTCTGTCTGATGGGAAGGACAGCTGGCTTGCCATAGACCCGAAAGGCCTCATCGGAGAGGCTGAATATGATCTCATTCAATACATGCTGAATTGTTTGCCGGAAACGGACATGCGCACCGTCATTGGAACGCGGGTTTCCATATTTGCCGAAGAGCTTTCCCTGCAGCGTGACAGGATTTTAAAATGGGGATTTTGCCATTCTGTTCTGGCAGCACTATGGTGTTTGGAGGATAAGGCCGGATGTGAGCAAAAACCCATTCAGGCGGCGGAAGCTTTTAAACAGCTTATTACTGGTCAGTTGCCTGATCTGTAAGATTGAATTTACAAGATTCGCCTCAGTCTGAAAAAGGTATATTTGTTACATAGCAGCTATTTGAAATAACAGGACCTTATGACGAAAGGATTGGAATGAATGGAACAATTGGAAACCAGCCGGCTTATACTCCGGCCGCTGGAAAGAGGAGATGCGGAGTCGATTTTTGCCTATGCTTCCGATCCCACGGTTGCTAAATTCACGACATGGGAGGTCCATCATCACCTGGACGATACACGGGAATTTATCGAGCTTGCGATTCTGGAACATAAACGCAAAGACACATTGACGTGGGGAATCATCCTTAAGGAGACGGGTGATCTTATCGGCACAGCAGGCCTTGCCGATCTCTCGTTCCGCCATCATTGTGCGGAACTCGGCTACGTAATCGGCAAGCCTCATTGGCGTACCGGTTATGTGACAGAAGCATCGAAGGCTGTCTGCACTTTCGGCTTCAGGGAGCTTGAACTGAACAGGATCATGGCCAGATGCCACCCTGAAAACACCGGCTCAGAGAGGGTGATGCAAAAAATCGGCATGACGTATGAAGGAACAATGCGGCAGGTGTATTTTGCTGATGGAATTTTCGAAGACAGGAAGGTGTACTCCATCTTAAAAGAAGAGTTTCCTTTCGCACCACTTCTGTAAAATGTGAGATAAAAAATTTAGTATGCAGGATTTTAAATATTAGACAGCGGGTTAGTTGATGTCTGTTCTCCTAAATTACGATCTTTTATCCTATTGTCTAGCGCCCTCTGCTAAACGGACATCTGTGGATATGATTTTGTCGATTTTTGTATGTTCTGAATATTTATCCACATATCCAGAAACTTATCCCCCGTTTGAAAGGTTACTCACATGTCAATGAGGGATAAATGTGCAAAGTTTTTGAAACTCCTGTTAAGTTATCCACACCGCCCATGTTAGTTACCTGAGTCCGCAAATTTATCAACAGATTAACTTCATATCAATAGTCCCGTTGTCTGCCGGCCTTTGTCGAACAATGCTTGAATTTATGATGATTGTATTCAGCGGCTATTTCATCTGATGATTAATTATGGCTTTTCAACCGAGCTGTTGCTTCCGCGGCACAGGCGATGATCCTGAACAGCGCTCCTGTGGGGTGTCGCCTGTCCCGCTGCTCTCGGCCGGGTTGCACACTCGCAGCAATATGCTCTACCATAGCCTGATCCTAATTATAAGTATATTTCTTGCCGAACGGGGCACAATATTGAGGAAAGTTGGCAAGACCAACTCTTCCCCGGCCGTCAAGTGAATTCCCACAGTTCACTTGGCGGCCTAATTCATTCAAAAAGGGACAGCCCTATAACGATCAAAAGACCGTCATCAGACGGTCTTTTGATCGTTATAGGGTATGTTTTCAACTTGCTGCATACGTTCTGGCAAACGGTTAAGCGTATTGTTGAGAGTATCTAATTTACCTTCAATCCGATGAAGCAAATAAAGTGTGACAACAACAGGAAAACCGACTTCCTGAATTAACGGCAGCAACTGTTCCATTACTTTCCACCCCTCTTCCCTGTAAAATACCCGTAATGGGCTGAAGAAAAAGGGAGCTTTCAGCCCCCTTTTTCCTCAGGTTTATGCAATCGTAATATCATTTACTGTCCGTTCCACAATACGGGCGCCGTTTTTCTCTGTCAGATTTCCGCCGGATGAACTGAATGCGTTATGGGTAATGATTTCATCCATAGCCGCACTTACTGCCAGCGGATCGACTGGTTCAATCGGATCGTCGAGACTGATTGTCACGACCGAGCCTGCTTCGTTCGCAAATTTCAGTTCCAATTTTTTTGCCATATCCATTCCTCCTTCCTCAAGTTTTTGACTTAGCAGATGATGAACCGGCCAACCTCAACGGATTCACCAGATCATCATTCTACCTGCTTACGCTGTCGGAGTTGTTTGAATAAGATCAAACGAATCGTTGCGTTCCACCCTGCTTAATGGATGCTGCTGCAAACCTGCAAGTGCCTGACCGGTGTTATAAAGCTGATCTGCCGTTGCATCCACTTTCACATTGTTGAAGTTCTTGTTCTTATAGATCGGCTTCCCATCACCATCAACACCATGGTCAAACACCAGCCGAAGCTGGCTGTCCGTAACCAATGCCTCTGCCATGTCCCTCACCTCCTTCACCTGTATATAGGCTGAAAGGTTGGAAAAGTGCTATAAAAGATAAAAAAATGCCTGGCAATTGCTTCGCAATTGCCAGGCATTCCGCCGGTAACCTGAACTCCTTCTTCCTGAAATTCTGTTCAATCCACCAAATAACCACCGCAAACATCCGCTGGAACAAAAAGGGGGTTGTGCAAATGAAAAAGGCTCCGCCCAAGGCGTGCACGCAGCCTCGAACAGAACCCTTACTATGGATATATACGATTTCCGCCATATATAAACCCGAATCGTCTTAATTTTTCAAATTCCTAATGATCCTGTCAAACCGATAATGTTTATTCCGCGACATCCCAACGTTTCTCAATTTCAGAGCGTGTGTCCAGTTCCTCTTCTCCAATGGAGATTACAACCGTTTCTTCTTTGATTATTTCCTTACTCTCTCCGCCCTTTCCTATCTTTCCCGCCGCTTCATCTTCAACAGTTGTGAAGCTTTCAGGCCGGGGCAACCGCCCCTTCTTATCCAAATCCCTTTCAATCAAAAGCTGCAGAAACTGCTCAGCAGTAAATGTTGCGCTTTCGTATGTAAGAGCATACGTGGACCCATCCGTAAAGTCAGGAAATGTAATCCGCACTTCCCCGTTATTTAAGTATTCCAAAACGGCAGGGTAACTGAATCGGTACTTTCTCTCCCATTTAAGATAATCCAAATCGGCCTGATAGACCAGTTCATGTCTCACTTTCATCGTATCGAGTGCCTTCAGCAAAATGCTTCTGGCTGTCTCATCATCCGCCTGATGGCGTCCTTTAATGACACTCAGCATCGTATCAATCTGTTCTGCAAGTATATCTTTCATCCGGGACATCCTTTCTAGTAACTGGAATCTTAGTTTCTATTATCGGATATTTCACGTTCCGGATGAAGCCTTTTTACCTGTGTAAATATTTCCTATTTATATGGAATTTATTGGAACACCCGAGAAAAAAGCAGCTCCGCACCTGCCGCTCAACATTCCCAGGTACGGAGCCTCTGCTTATTTTCATATCTTCCATATGCATAGATCTAGTTACCGTTTTATCCCTCAATAGTGAAGCTGCATCATTTAAACGCCATCGCTGCATGAACAGCTTTTTGCCAGCCTTCATACAGTGCGTTGCGCTGCTTGTCCTCCATTTCCACTTCAAATGACTTATCGACACTCCATTTTTCAGCGATCTCTGAACGGTCCTCCCAGAAGCCTGTTGCCAGCCCGGCAAGATAGGCGGCACCAAGTGCAGTTGTTTCATTTATGACAGGGCGTTCGACCGGAACGTTAAGCATATCGCTCTGGAACTGCATCAAGAAATTGTTTTTGACGGCACCGCCGTCAACCCGGAGTGTTTTCAGCTCTATACCCGAGTCCTTCACCATTGCATTCAGAACATCTTTCGTCTGGTAAGCAAGTGACTCAAGCGTAGCTCTCACAAAATGTTCTTTCGATGTCCCTCTTGTCAGGCCGAAAACAGCACCGCGGACATCACTGTCCCAATACGGCGTTCCAAGACCGACAAAAGCCGGCACCATATATACACCGTCCGTAGACTCGACCCTTTCAGCATACCTTTCGCTTTCAGATGCATCTTTAAACATCCGCAGGCCGTCCCGCAGCCATTGGATAGCTGATCCGGCAACAAAAATACTGCCCTCAAGCGCATACTCGACTTTACCATCCACTCCCCACGCGATCGTCGTCAAAAGCCCGTGTTCGGATTGCACTGCTTTTTCACCCGTGTTCATTAACATGAAGCAGCCTGTTCCATATGTGTTCTTCGCCATCCCTTTTTCATAGCAAGCCTGGCCGAACAGGGCAGCCTGCTGGTCACCTGCAACTCCTGCAATCGGAACATTATGCCCGAAAAAGTGGTAGTCCACCGTTTCCGCGTAGATTTCAGATGACGGTCGCACTTCGGGCAGCATCGATGCTGGAACTCCAAGTATTTTCAGGAGCTCGTCATCCCATTTCAACTCATGGATATTGTACATCAGCGTCCTGGATGCATTCGAATAATCGGTTACATGCGCTTTTCCGCCTGATAGCTTCCAAATGAGCCAGGTGTCGATCGTGCCGAACATCAAATCGCCGTTTTCCGCTTTTTCACGTGCACCATCCACGTTATCCAGAATCCACTTCACCTTCGTACCGGAAAAATATGCATCCAGCAGCAGCCCGGTCTTTTCTCTTACCATCTGCTCATGCCCCTGCCCTTTCAGTTCTTCAACAACCCCCGCTGTCTGTCTCGATTGCCATACAATCGCATTATATACCGGTCTGCCTGTGTTCCTGTCCCAGACAACCGTTGTCTCCCGCTGATTTGTAATGCCGATTCCGGCAATATCAGCAGCAGAAATATCTCCGGACGATGACAGCACCTGGGCGATGACGGAAAGAATGCTGCTCCAAATTTCCTGCGCATTATGCTCGACCCAGCCAGCTTCCGGAAAATACTGCGTAAATTCCTTTTGTGCCGTATTCACAATCTCACCCTGTTTATTAAACAAAATCGCCCTTGAACTGGTCGTCCCCTGATCGAGTGCTAAAATATACTTGTTTTCCATTAAAATTACCCCCTGTCAACGATTTGAAATGCTAGAATCATTCGTTTTTACATCGGCACTAACTGGTGTTGCCCGGGGACCTCTGTCACCTGCAAAATAGGTCACCCTCAGCAAAGCAGCGCCGGGAGAAAAGCCCGATTTCTGCAATTAGGAATCCGACAACAAACGGTGACATTCATCCTATTCAATAATAAAAAAGAGAAACCCTTTATGAAAAGCAAATCTGATTATATTAATTCATTCATCGTCTCAATACTTAGTTAACAGATTCGGAAGGCGCGGAAACGTTATCACTCCCTTCCAGTGAAGTGAGAAAAGAAAATTGCCGGAACAAATCCCTTTTGAATCGACCTAAATGGATATCCTTTGTTTGCTTTCTGTAAAGTAAAAACGCAGGACGATAGTATTTTCAGCTTTTTTGGAGCCAGCGATGACC
This genomic window contains:
- a CDS encoding ferritin-like domain-containing protein is translated as MMKFRMVVLAAVVGAIIGISVPVHAQQDIPADYGAAGALKDTDISIEEALTYAIQDEFLAQARYDAVISKFGQRRPFTNIKAAEQRHIEALIRLFRKYGIQVPVDDAKQYVSEPDTLNEAFQAGIGGEITNISMYEKLAGLPDLPTDIKAVMGNLSMASRQHLAAFRMGLEQL
- a CDS encoding aminoglycoside phosphotransferase family protein — translated: MMELPHDFQETVRNVHGEEGERWIEAFGGLIRYCEERWGCKVLEPFSLSYNFVAPVLFNDETDGVIKLCVPGEGVNNEVEALSFFNRKSGMVTMKDYDLEKGIILLDRINPGTSLSAVNDDQEAALIASDVLRNLWTDPPPSTDLPTTEDREKSLLQQLRKYPDGTDGLSKETLIEATEMFRWLNETSRKKRLLHGDFHHFNVLSDGKDSWLAIDPKGLIGEAEYDLIQYMLNCLPETDMRTVIGTRVSIFAEELSLQRDRILKWGFCHSVLAALWCLEDKAGCEQKPIQAAEAFKQLITGQLPDL
- a CDS encoding GNAT family N-acetyltransferase, which produces MEQLETSRLILRPLERGDAESIFAYASDPTVAKFTTWEVHHHLDDTREFIELAILEHKRKDTLTWGIILKETGDLIGTAGLADLSFRHHCAELGYVIGKPHWRTGYVTEASKAVCTFGFRELELNRIMARCHPENTGSERVMQKIGMTYEGTMRQVYFADGIFEDRKVYSILKEEFPFAPLL
- a CDS encoding YvrJ family protein; amino-acid sequence: MEQLLPLIQEVGFPVVVTLYLLHRIEGKLDTLNNTLNRLPERMQQVENIPYNDQKTV
- a CDS encoding DUF2922 domain-containing protein, whose protein sequence is MAKKLELKFANEAGSVVTISLDDPIEPVDPLAVSAAMDEIITHNAFSSSGGNLTEKNGARIVERTVNDITIA
- a CDS encoding DUF1659 domain-containing protein, which produces MAEALVTDSQLRLVFDHGVDGDGKPIYKNKNFNNVKVDATADQLYNTGQALAGLQQHPLSRVERNDSFDLIQTTPTA
- the glpK gene encoding glycerol kinase GlpK gives rise to the protein MENKYILALDQGTTSSRAILFNKQGEIVNTAQKEFTQYFPEAGWVEHNAQEIWSSILSVIAQVLSSSGDISAADIAGIGITNQRETTVVWDRNTGRPVYNAIVWQSRQTAGVVEELKGQGHEQMVREKTGLLLDAYFSGTKVKWILDNVDGAREKAENGDLMFGTIDTWLIWKLSGGKAHVTDYSNASRTLMYNIHELKWDDELLKILGVPASMLPEVRPSSEIYAETVDYHFFGHNVPIAGVAGDQQAALFGQACYEKGMAKNTYGTGCFMLMNTGEKAVQSEHGLLTTIAWGVDGKVEYALEGSIFVAGSAIQWLRDGLRMFKDASESERYAERVESTDGVYMVPAFVGLGTPYWDSDVRGAVFGLTRGTSKEHFVRATLESLAYQTKDVLNAMVKDSGIELKTLRVDGGAVKNNFLMQFQSDMLNVPVERPVINETTALGAAYLAGLATGFWEDRSEIAEKWSVDKSFEVEMEDKQRNALYEGWQKAVHAAMAFK